In Sandaracinaceae bacterium, one DNA window encodes the following:
- a CDS encoding HEXXH motif-containing putative peptide modification protein gives MKATFLTLPGEGDASLARIRKKALLVAARALLTLPRQGLSAELRRALPRFQVGLAKALEAAPAATLAALWAPDVLPLVGCVVRDSFPREESLRRLVPAFAVELHRRLGESPAKARALEPWLWDVPFETLVDRARGGALDFDAPAEGLRFSPDGVELRERGGRLRSLDELPVRARLHPISGLEAHLSELDSNPLFDHEAHPDKDGNAIDLGGHPVEAWTAALAEAASWIALALPSLAAELQHSLQRVIPVGHRPREHLSASYLEAPGTVYMTLHPRPLTLAEALIHETQHGKLNALRWLDPLLLNEASEAVSSPVRPDPRPLLGVLLAVHAFVPVAALHQRLRELGHPSTDDPSFTRRQAEVLAQNAEGLRTLRMRGRWSRQGLKVFEALSATHDELVLGVDEALLTPSMIEGSDKLGPAGHRAEPT, from the coding sequence GTGAAGGCGACCTTCCTGACGCTGCCCGGGGAAGGCGACGCCAGCCTCGCCCGGATCCGCAAGAAGGCGCTCCTCGTCGCCGCGCGCGCGCTCTTGACCCTCCCGCGGCAGGGCCTCTCGGCGGAGCTGCGGCGCGCGCTGCCGCGCTTCCAGGTCGGGCTCGCCAAGGCCCTCGAGGCGGCCCCCGCGGCCACGCTCGCCGCGCTCTGGGCGCCCGACGTGCTGCCGCTCGTCGGCTGTGTGGTGCGCGACTCGTTCCCGCGGGAGGAGAGCCTGCGGCGCCTGGTCCCCGCCTTCGCGGTCGAGCTGCATCGGCGCCTCGGCGAGTCGCCCGCGAAGGCGCGCGCGCTCGAGCCGTGGCTCTGGGACGTGCCCTTCGAGACGCTCGTCGACCGCGCCCGCGGCGGCGCGCTCGACTTCGACGCGCCGGCGGAGGGCCTCCGCTTCAGCCCGGACGGCGTGGAGCTGCGCGAGCGGGGAGGGCGCCTGCGCTCCCTCGACGAGCTGCCGGTCCGCGCGCGGCTCCACCCCATCTCGGGGCTCGAGGCGCACCTCTCCGAGCTGGACTCCAACCCGCTCTTCGATCACGAGGCGCACCCGGACAAGGACGGCAACGCGATCGATCTGGGGGGCCATCCGGTCGAGGCGTGGACCGCCGCGCTGGCCGAGGCGGCCTCGTGGATCGCGCTCGCCCTCCCGAGCCTCGCGGCAGAGCTGCAACACAGCTTGCAGCGGGTGATCCCGGTCGGGCATCGTCCGCGTGAGCACCTCTCGGCCTCGTACCTGGAGGCGCCGGGCACGGTCTACATGACCCTGCACCCCCGGCCGCTCACGCTCGCCGAGGCGCTGATCCACGAGACCCAGCACGGCAAGCTCAACGCCCTGCGCTGGCTCGACCCGCTGCTCCTCAACGAGGCGAGCGAGGCGGTCTCCTCCCCGGTGCGGCCGGACCCGCGCCCCCTGCTCGGCGTGCTCCTCGCGGTGCACGCGTTCGTCCCGGTGGCGGCCCTGCACCAGCGGCTGCGAGAGCTGGGCCATCCGTCGACCGACGACCCCAGCTTCACGCGCCGCCAGGCCGAGGTGCTCGCCCAGAACGCGGAGGGGCTGCGGACGCTCCGGATGCGCGGTCGCTGGAGCCGTCAGGGGCTGAAGGTCTTCGAGGCCCTCTCCGCGACGCACGACGAGCTGGTGCTGGGGGTCGACGAGGCGCTCCTGACGCCGTCGATGATCGAGGGATCTGATAAACTCGGGCCTGCGGGCCACCGCGCGGAGCCGACGTGA
- a CDS encoding radical SAM protein, which translates to MANIGYIQVVRHCNHFCGFCSNPSSPYVHTEESLRALVDDLVRRDYYGVVLTGGEPTLHPELPGVIRYAKERGLHVRMITNGHRLAEPAFADAVAAAGLDLVHVSVYSVRPDVEASLRGSEGTLDRAFAAIEAAADRGVEVNVNCVINKLNADHLDENIRHFIRHHPRVRHFVWNNLDPSMGRAEVNQARFLHRLADFRESLFRALRLLHASGRSFRVERVPLCFMPEFAWASTETRKIVKGEERIVHFLDDKQSVRQTEWDHIYASGCAECSARSICGGLFERGDGFDPAELRPLTIPLRPIVEAIIADPGDPSYAHRSFEAWEVEHARRVEEARSRPRPDRSGELPPPEMRPEGAPRVGQITEESEARYERSLGAVARRAERLGIQPERPVRSLPIASDES; encoded by the coding sequence ATGGCGAACATCGGCTACATCCAGGTCGTCCGGCACTGCAATCATTTTTGCGGCTTCTGCTCGAACCCGAGCAGCCCCTACGTGCACACGGAGGAGAGCCTGCGCGCCCTGGTCGATGACCTCGTGCGCCGCGACTACTACGGGGTGGTGCTGACGGGGGGAGAGCCCACCCTGCACCCCGAGCTGCCCGGCGTGATCCGCTACGCGAAGGAGCGCGGCCTCCACGTCCGGATGATCACCAACGGCCACCGCCTCGCGGAGCCCGCCTTCGCCGACGCCGTGGCCGCGGCCGGGCTCGATCTGGTGCACGTCTCCGTCTACTCGGTGCGCCCCGACGTGGAGGCGTCGCTGCGCGGCAGCGAGGGCACGCTCGACCGCGCCTTCGCGGCCATCGAGGCGGCGGCCGATCGAGGGGTCGAGGTCAACGTCAACTGCGTGATCAACAAGCTCAACGCCGACCACCTCGACGAGAACATCCGCCACTTCATCCGCCATCACCCGCGGGTGCGTCACTTCGTCTGGAACAACCTCGACCCGTCCATGGGGCGCGCCGAGGTCAACCAGGCGCGCTTCCTCCACCGCCTCGCCGACTTCCGCGAGTCGCTCTTCCGCGCGCTGCGCCTCCTGCACGCGAGCGGTCGCAGCTTCCGCGTGGAGCGGGTGCCGCTGTGCTTCATGCCCGAGTTCGCCTGGGCGAGCACCGAGACGCGCAAGATCGTCAAGGGTGAGGAGCGGATCGTTCACTTCCTCGACGACAAGCAGAGCGTCCGACAGACGGAGTGGGATCACATCTACGCGTCCGGCTGCGCGGAGTGCTCGGCGAGGTCGATCTGCGGCGGGCTCTTCGAGCGCGGGGACGGCTTCGACCCGGCGGAGCTGCGCCCGCTGACGATCCCGCTCCGCCCGATCGTCGAGGCGATCATCGCCGACCCCGGCGACCCGTCCTACGCGCACCGCAGCTTCGAGGCGTGGGAGGTCGAGCACGCGCGGCGCGTGGAGGAGGCCCGGAGCCGGCCGCGCCCGGATCGCAGCGGTGAGCTGCCGCCGCCGGAGATGCGACCCGAGGGGGCGCCGCGGGTAGGGCAGATCACCGAGGAGAGCGAGGCCCGCTACGAGCGCTCGCTCGGCGCGGTGGCGCGTCGGGCGGAGAGGCTCGGCATCCAACCGGAGCGCCCCGTGCGCTCGCTGCCGATCGCCTCCGACGAGAGCTAG